A single genomic interval of Drosophila virilis strain 15010-1051.87 chromosome 2, Dvir_AGI_RSII-ME, whole genome shotgun sequence harbors:
- the TwdlT gene encoding uncharacterized protein TwdlT has protein sequence MKTFILMSCLALAAARPEAGYNYNRPGGGGGSHGGSGGGGGGIGIGFGGGSGGGFGGSSGGGSFGGGSGGSFGGGSGGGFGGGFGGGSGGGFGGGSGGGFGGGSGGGFGGGIGGGFGGGGGGGGGGGTTLVQKHIYVHVPPPEQEEVRQRPNLPVGQAQKHYKIIFIKAPSPPSYQAPVIPLQPQNEEKTLVYVLVKKPEDQQDIVIPTPAPTQPSKPEVYFIKYKTQKESGGISGGTGGFTQTNTGSGYTTGGGDGGFIGGDSGSISAPSSNYGPPGKSGPY, from the exons ATGAAAACCTTCATCTTAATGTCCTGCCTGGCGCTGGCCGCGGCGCGCCCTGAAGCCGGCTACAACTATAATCGTCccggtggcggcggtggctcCCAcggtggcagcggcggcggcggtggcggcatTGGCATTGGATTCGGTGGCGGCTCTGGTGGTGGATTCGGCGGCAGCTCAGGTGGCGGTAGCTTCGGTGGCGGCTCAGGAGGCAGCTTCGGTGGTGGCTCAGGAGGCGGCTTCGGCGGTGGTTTCGGCGGTGGCTCAGGAGGCGGCTTTGGCGGCGGCTCAGGTGGTGGATTCGGCGGTGGATCCGGCGGTGGTTTCGGCGGAG GCATCGGCGGTGGTTTCggaggcggcggtggcggcggtggtggcggcggcaccACCTTGGTGCAGAAGCACATTTACGTGCATGTGCCACCACCAGAGCAAGAGGAAGTGCGTCAGCGCCCCAATCTGCCAGTGGGCCAGGCCCAGAAGCACTACAAGATCATCTTTATTAAGGCGCCATCTCCACCCTCGTACCAGGCTCCAGTCATCCCGCTGCAGCCCCAGAACGAAGAGAAGACCCTGGTCTATGTGCTGGTCAAGAAGCCCGAGGATCAACAGGATATTGTCATTCCCACGCCCGCCCCCACGCAACCCTCCAAGCCCGAGGTCTACTTCATCAAATACAAGACCCAAAAGGAAAGCGGCGGCATCTCCGGCGGCACCGGTGGTTTCACTCAGACCAACACTGGCAGCGGCTACACAActggcggcggcgacggcggtTTCATTGGTGGTGATAGCGGTAGCATCTCCGCGCCATCCAGCAACTACGGCCCACCCGGCAAGTCTGGCCCCTACTAA
- the Nep5 gene encoding neprilysin-1 produces MDAAPPSTRNRIWTTASANNGYFDENLQQQPLPLQRLQTPANRNLLSGQLAPVRAFSENGQADSAQSKQLPYETINSNLIGVQSKFRRSYYHKVVLGILAALVIILLITIIVISITFKKSSHVCRSKECIRTAASLIYAMDEQTDPCEDFYKFTCGRWANEHPRPDSATSNDWFRERQAHVMRVVRSFLQSNISSEEPAAVGMAKTMYKGCMDTDLLDERDLEPLVHYLQKFKLPVLPSALNLTLGSGSKYNTVMGNFSYNWLDSVVTIKRHLSLDLIVGFDVFPDPLNRTLNRIALGTPETDSAFPFNNDDSHKMLRKIHRKTIYMENLDETDDSDDNHETDEEEASKQTSSGMSAYVAYVRKIIEKYLLYVDPDVNQEEATVGITELVKQAVKVARKIHSLKEEAENMTKPSKNPVEDIVYISLLELQNQTDKNIAPQTMPIWLRYMQLILEDTKHASTADAIKNTTIITSQTDIYYLQNIVEYMHEMPAMYIESYLWISALEELVLHTTSDMRLLHAEYMRLIIGTEGSTPRSLYCAHGVNTLFGMAVSYVLADERFTRETLPRVERMLSDIRRSFDRLVRATTWMDAATKRRTMQKSAEMKSFIGYPPWLTNATALNNHYAGVKVNASTHLENLMGFVHWEMLAKINDMDKPEPIGWATSPSNVNAFHTFQSNAITVPIAILQYPFYGLGLEALNYGSIGTILGHELTHGFDDSGRRFDKEGNMVEWWSNQTINEYVNRTDCFVEQYSRYYLSDIGEYIDGELTLGENIADNGGMREAYLAYRLYVKEVGRERLKLPGLEHYTHEQLFFISFGNLWCETYTPAASRYALEDSHCPGQIRLKGVLSNSEEFARTFKCARGTAMNPEQTKCRVW; encoded by the exons ATGGATGCTGCCCCACCTAGCACACGTAATCGCATCTGGACAACGGCCAGCGCCAACAATGGCTACTTCGATGAGAatctgcagcaacagccgctgccgctgcagcgtCTACAAACGCCGG CTAATCGGAATCTATTGTCCGGCCAACTGGCACCAGTTCGTGCTTTTAGCGAAAATGGACAGGCGGACAGTGCCCAAAGCAAACAGCTACCCTACGAGACCATCAACTCCAATCTGATTGGCGTGCAATCCAA ATTTCGTCGCAGCTATTATCACAAGGTCGTGCTGGGCATTTTGGCAGCTCTGGTAATCATTCTGCTGATAACAATCATAGTCATAAGCATAACTT TTAAGAAATCTAGTCATGTATGCCGTAGTAAGGAGTGCATCCGCACAGCGGCCAGCCTCATTTATGCCATGGACGAACAGACTGATCCTTGCGAGGACTTTTACAAATTCACCTGCGGCCGCTGGGCCAACGAACATCCGCGTCCCGATTCGGCCACCTCAAATGATTGGTTCCGGGAGCGACAGGCGCATGTAATGCGTGTGGTTCGCTCTTTTCTGCAGTCGAATATTAGCAGTGAGGAGCCTGCTGCCGTGGGCATGGCCAAGACCATGTACAAGGGCTGCATGGACACAGATCTGCTGGATGAGAGGGACTTGGAGCCGCTTGTGCACTATTTGCAAAAGTTCAAGCTGCCGGTTTTGCCCTCGGCCTTGAATCTGACCCTCGGCAGCGGCTCAAAGTATAACACGGTGATGGGCAACTTTAGCTACAATTGGCTGGACTCGGTGGTGACTATCAAGCGGCATCTTAGCCTGGATTTAATTGTGGGCTTCGATGTGTTTCCTGATCCCTTAAATCGCACGCTCAATCGTATTGCGCTCGGCACGCCCGAAACCGATTCGGCATTCCCCTT CAACAATGATGACTCCCATAAGATGCTGCGCAAAATCCACAGGAAGACCATCTACATGGAGAACCTGGACGAAACTGATGACAGCGATGATAATCACGAAACGGACGAGGAGGAGGCCAGCAAACAGACAAGTTCCGGCATGTCCGCCTATGTGGCGTATGTGCGGAAGATCATTGAGAAATATTTGCTCTATGTGGATCCCGATGTGAACCAGGAGGAGGCTACAGTGGGCATAACCGAGCTGGTGAAGCAGGCTGTCAAAGTGGCTCGCAAAATTCATTCG CTGAAGGAGGAGGCGGAGAACATGACAAAGCCCTCCAAGAATCCTGTGGAGGATATTGTTTACATTTCTCTACTGGAGCTGCAGAATCAGACGGATAAGAACATTGCGCCGCAAACGATGCCCATTTGGTTGCGCTATATGCAGCTCATACTCGAGGATACAAAACATGCGTCCACAGCGGATGCCATAAAGAATACGACCATTATAACCAGCCAGACGGATATATACTATCTGCAGAACATTGTCGAATATATGCACGAGATGCCCGCCATGTACATTGAATCGTATTTGTGGATAAGCGCCTTGGAGGAGCTGGTGCTGCACACGACCAGCGACATGCGACTGCTCCATGCGGAATATATGCGTCTAATCATTGGCACCGAGGGCAGCACACCGCGCTCCCTGTACTGTGCCCATGGCGTGAATACTCTGTTTGGCATGGCCGTAAGCTATGTGCTGGCTGATGAGCGTTTTACCAGGGAGACCCTGCCACGTGTGGAGCGCATGCTGAGCGATATACGACGCTCGTTTGATCGACTAGTGCGCGCCACTACATGGATGGACGCGGCCACCAAGCGACGGACAATGCAAAAGTCGGCCGAAATGAAAAGCTTCATTGGCTACCCTCCGTGGCTGACAAATGCGACAGCCCTCAATAACCACTATGCTGGCGTTAAGGTCAATGCGAGCACTCATTTGGAGAATCTAATGGGCTTTGTGCACTGGGAAATGCTGGCCAAAATCAATGATATGGACAAACCGGAGCCCATCGGCTGGGCCACGTCGCCATCCAATGTGAATGCTTTTCATACGTTTCAATCGAATGCCATAA CTGTGCCCATTGCCATACTGCAGTATCCTTTCTACGGCCTAGGACTCGA AGCCCTGAATTACGGCTCGATTGGTACGATATTGGGACATGAGCTGACGCATGGGTTCGATGACAGCGGGCGGCGATTCGACAAAGAGGGCAACATGGTCGAATGGTGGTCCAACCAGACAATCAACGAGTACGTTAATCGGACTGATTGCTTCGTGGAACAGTACAGTCGCTACTATTTGTCGGATATTGGCGAATAC ATTGATGGCGAACTGACGCTGGGCGAGAATATAGCGGACAATGGCGGCATGCGGGAGGCCTATCTGGCGTATCGCCTTTATGTGAAGGAGGTGGGTCGCGAGCGCCTTAAGCTGCCCGGCCTGGAGCATTACACGCACGAGCAGCTCTTCTTCATCTCGTTCGGCAATCTCTGGTGTGAGACATATACGCCCGCTGCATCGCGCTATGCACTGGAGGATTCGCACTGTCCGGGCCAGATACGGCTGAAAGGTGTGCTTTCCAATTCGGAGGAATTTGCGCGCACCTTCAAGTGTGCCCGGGGCACAGCCATGAATCCGGAACAGACCAAGTGTCGCGTATGGTGA